A window from Malania oleifera isolate guangnan ecotype guangnan chromosome 7, ASM2987363v1, whole genome shotgun sequence encodes these proteins:
- the LOC131160589 gene encoding acetolactate synthase 2, chloroplastic-like, with translation MSWSTMATIASGTSLCKTPFTSPKYPMPISGFTLPISSKPRSSTLSRPLQISNSLSNSKPPAAAATATSATSYPPTTTATTRTPELFTYRFADNEPRKGADVLVEALEREGVTDVFAYPGGASMEIHQAFTRSNIIRNVLPRHEQGGIFAAEGYARASGLPGVCIATSGPGATNLVSGLADALLDSIPIVAVTGQVPRGMIGTDAFQETPIVEVTRSITKHNYLVLNVEDIPRIVREAIFLACSGRPGPVLIDIPKDTQQQLVVPDWDKPIRLPGYVSRLPKCPTEAHLEQIVRLISESKKPVLYVGGGCVNSSEELRQFVEITGIPVASTLMGLGSFPCADDLSLHMLGMHGTVYANYAVDKSDLLLAFGVRFDDRVTGKVEAFASRAKIVHIDIDSAEIGKNKQPHVSVCADLKLALKGINGMLERKADKLKLDFSTWREELKEQKLKYPLSYKTFGEAIPPQYAIHLLDELTNGDAIVSTGVGQHQMWAAQFYMYNKPRHWLTSGGLGAMGFGLPAAMGAAVAKPDAVVVDIDGDGSFMMNVQELATIRVENLPVKIMLLNNQHLGMVVQWEDRFYKANRAHTYLGDPSKESQIFPDMLKFAEACEIPAARVSKKGDLRAAIQKMLDTPGPYLLDVIVPHQEHVLPMIPSGGAFKDVITEGDGRSTY, from the coding sequence ATGAGCTGGTCAACAATGGCGACCATTGCTTCCGGCACCTCCCTCTGCAAGACTCCGTTCACTTCACCCAAATATCCCATGCCCATTTCCGGATTCACCCTCCCCATTTCTTCGAAACCCCGAAGCTCTACCCTTTCTCGACCACTACAGATCTCCAATTCCCTCTCAAACTCTAAGCCCCCCGCCGCTGCTGCCACCGCCACCTCCGCCACCAGCTACCCTCCCACCACCACCGCGACTACCAGAACCCCAGAACTATTCACATACAGGTTTGCCGATAATGAGCCCAGAAAGGGCGCCGACGTCCTTGTCGAAGCCCTCGAGCGCGAAGGCGTCACCGACGTCTTCGCCTATCCCGGCGGCGCGTCCATGGAGATCCACCAGGCCTTCACGCGTTCCAACATCATCCGCAACGTCCTCCCCCGCCACGAACAGGGCGGGATCTTCGCCGCCGAAGGTTATGCTCGTGCCTCTGGCCTTCCCGGAGTCTGCATCGCCACCTCCGGCCCTGGCGCCACCAACCTCGTCAGTGGACTCGCCGACGCTTTGCTCGACAGCATCCCCATTGTCGCCGTCACCGGGCAGGTCCCTCGCGGGATGATCGGCACCGACGCCTTCCAAGAAACCCCCATTGTTGAGGTAACGAGGTCCATCACCAAGCATAATTACTTAGTACTCAATGTAGAGGACATTCCTAGGATTGTGCGTGAGGCAATTTTCCTTGCGTGTTCAGGCCGGCCTGGCCCGGTTCTGATTGATATTCCGAAGGATACACAGCAGCAGCTAGTGGTTCCTGATTGGGATAAGCCAATTAGATTACCTGGGTATGTGTCTAGGCTGCCCAAGTGCCCAACTGAGGCACATTTGGAGCAGATTGTTAGGCTGATATCGGAATCGAAGAAGCCAGTTTTATATGTAGGTGGAGGGTGTGTGAACTCGAGCGAGGAGTTGCGTCAATTTGTGGAGATAACGGGGATTCCTGTCGCAAGCACTTTGATGGGTCTTGGTTCGTTCCCCTGTGCGGACGACTTATCTCTTCATATGCTAGGAATGCACGGCACTGTTTATGCTAACTATGCTGTGGATAAGTCTGATCTGTTGCTTGCATTTGGAGTGAGGTTCGATGACCGTGTGACGGGAAAGGTGGAAGCTTTCGCGAGCAGGGCCAAGATTGTTCACATTGACATAGATTCTGCAGAGATTGGGAAGAACAAGCAGCCGCATGTGTCAGTTTGTGCTGATTTGAAGCTGGCATTGAAAGGGATAAATGGGATGCTGGAGAGGAAAGCAGACAAACTTAAACTGGATTTTTCGACTTGGAGGGAGGAGCTGAAAGAGCAGAAACTGAAGTATCCATTGAGTTACAAGACTTTTGGGGAGGCAATTCCTCCACAGTACGCAATTCATCTGCTTGATGAATTGACAAATGGGGATGCAATTGTAAGTACTGGTGTCGGGCAACATCAGATGTGGGCTGCTCAATTCTACATGTACAACAAGCCTCGGCATTGGCTAACCTCAGGTGGATTAGGGGCTATGGGTTTTGGATTACCTGCTGCAATGGGCGCAGCTGTGGCAAAACCGGACGCCGTTGTTGTAGACATTGATGGTGATGGGAGTTTTATGATGAATGTTCAGGAATTGGCTACAATTCGTGTGGAGAATCTTCCTGTTAAGATAATGCTTCTAAATAATCAGCATTTGGGTATGGTTGTGCAGTGGGAGGATCGGTTCTACAAGGCTAATAGGGCTCACACATATCTAGGAGACCCATCAAAAGAGTCTCAGATATTCCCTGATATGTTGAAGTTTGCAGAAGCATGTGAGATACCTGCTGCTCGAGTGTCAAAGAAGGGAGATCTTAGAGCTGCAATTCAGAAAATGTTGGATACTCCTGGGCCATACTTACTGGATGTTATTGTACCCCATCAAGAACATGTCCTGCCTATGATCCCAAGTGGTGGTGCTTTCAAAGATGTAATCACAGAGGGCGATGGGAGATCAACCTACTGA